The following are encoded in a window of Nitrospinota bacterium genomic DNA:
- a CDS encoding response regulator transcription factor: MSIEVIIGDDHNIVREGIKEVIERKAKDIKVIGEASNGNEILNLAKTKPADVYIIDITMPILNGIETTDRLVRMNPKSKIIILSMHNNRSLIERAFKYGAKGYILKESDVEEVIHAIREVYMNRFFLSSKISKFVVHSFLGKKHSSKAVKILGQLTRREREILQLIGEGFDDQEIAMKLNVSLHTAHAHRKSIMRKLDLHKQADLIRYALKEGICKL; encoded by the coding sequence TTGAGTATTGAAGTGATTATAGGAGATGACCACAATATTGTTAGAGAAGGTATCAAGGAAGTTATTGAGAGAAAGGCGAAGGATATAAAAGTCATAGGAGAGGCTTCCAATGGAAATGAGATTTTAAATCTAGCAAAGACCAAGCCAGCAGATGTTTATATTATTGATATAACCATGCCTATTTTAAACGGGATTGAAACAACAGATAGGCTTGTAAGAATGAATCCGAAAAGCAAGATAATTATTCTAAGCATGCACAATAATAGAAGTTTAATTGAAAGGGCTTTTAAATATGGGGCTAAAGGCTACATATTAAAGGAGAGCGATGTTGAAGAGGTGATCCATGCTATTCGTGAAGTATATATGAATAGATTCTTTCTCAGCTCAAAAATATCAAAGTTTGTGGTACATTCATTTCTTGGGAAGAAACATTCCTCCAAGGCAGTTAAGATATTAGGTCAGCTTACAAGAAGAGAGCGAGAAATTCTTCAGCTTATAGGGGAGGGCTTTGATGATCAAGAAATAGCTATGAAATTAAATGTATCTTTACACACTGCACATGCTCACAGAAAAAGTATCATGCGAAAACTTGATTTACACAAACAAGCTGATCTTATCAGATATGCCTTAAAAGAAGGCATTTGCAAATTGTGA
- a CDS encoding response regulator, whose translation MENSKNIRKIFKGILHHLGYNRIVEADNGRSALTLLKKEKINLIISNWYIPKMSGLDLLKAVRSDDSLKSTHFFMVTYQAEKEKIISALEAGVSRYILMPFTSEVLKKNIDEIFTR comes from the coding sequence GTGGAAAATTCTAAAAATATAAGAAAAATATTTAAAGGGATTCTTCATCATTTAGGTTACAATAGAATAGTTGAAGCAGATAATGGTAGGAGTGCTTTAACCTTATTAAAGAAAGAAAAAATAAATTTAATCATATCAAACTGGTATATTCCTAAGATGTCAGGATTGGATCTTCTCAAGGCTGTTAGGAGCGATGACTCATTAAAATCCACCCATTTTTTTATGGTTACTTACCAGGCAGAGAAAGAGAAAATTATTAGCGCTCTAGAAGCAGGGGTAAGCAGATATATTTTAATGCCTTTTACATCCGAGGTATTGAAGAAAAATATTGATGAGATATTTACTCGTTAA
- a CDS encoding histidine kinase, translating into MVKTKYRNKTKKQNLNKSVKVRKSITNRKISKKYPLSLEMALKKLKKSESELEQIFNTAANAMWVIDADYNILRINETFLNLNVLSDRQITNKKCYEIFKSKLCNTERCPLRRILHGEGSVECELEKERLDRTKATFLVKAVPFRSLDGSLMGIVEDFRDISKLKLAEERTHRLSQKLIQAIEEERSRIARELHDELGQILTSVKMDAAWLSEHISKDKVSVKKTFKRMCNLIEKSIDEIRKVSFDLRPSVLDDMGLEAAVLWLTEEFKEYSKIECIVLFDLNKKRLARHIETALYRIIQESLTNVARHANATHVIIEAIAKDNTLRLKIVDDGIGIDLEKIIDPHSVGITGMTEYAKILSGNLSIEGEQGKGTHVIVEIPLVYK; encoded by the coding sequence ATGGTCAAGACAAAATATAGAAATAAAACAAAAAAGCAAAACTTAAATAAATCGGTAAAAGTACGCAAATCGATTACAAACAGAAAAATATCTAAAAAATATCCTCTCTCACTTGAAATGGCACTTAAAAAATTAAAAAAATCTGAGTCGGAATTAGAGCAGATTTTTAATACAGCGGCAAATGCTATGTGGGTCATAGATGCTGATTATAATATTCTCCGTATTAACGAAACATTTTTGAATCTCAATGTCCTATCTGATCGTCAGATAACAAACAAGAAGTGTTATGAGATTTTTAAAAGTAAACTCTGTAATACTGAAAGATGTCCCCTTAGAAGAATTCTTCATGGTGAAGGAAGTGTAGAATGCGAATTGGAGAAAGAAAGGCTGGACAGAACCAAGGCAACATTCTTGGTAAAAGCAGTTCCTTTTAGAAGTCTTGATGGTTCGCTTATGGGAATTGTTGAAGATTTTCGTGATATCAGTAAACTTAAATTGGCCGAGGAACGCACTCACAGACTATCCCAAAAACTTATCCAAGCCATAGAAGAAGAGCGTTCTAGAATAGCTAGAGAACTTCACGACGAACTCGGACAAATCTTGACATCTGTCAAAATGGATGCTGCATGGCTTAGTGAACATATCTCCAAAGATAAGGTATCAGTAAAAAAGACTTTTAAGAGAATGTGTAATTTGATTGAAAAATCTATTGATGAAATCAGAAAGGTATCTTTTGACCTCAGACCAAGCGTTTTGGACGATATGGGCCTTGAGGCTGCAGTATTATGGCTCACTGAGGAATTTAAAGAGTATTCAAAGATAGAATGTATTGTTTTATTTGACCTAAACAAGAAACGTTTGGCGAGGCATATTGAAACTGCACTTTACAGAATCATACAGGAGTCTCTGACAAATGTAGCACGACATGCCAATGCTACCCATGTCATCATAGAGGCTATAGCAAAAGATAACACTCTGAGACTCAAGATTGTTGATGATGGAATTGGCATCGATCTGGAAAAAATCATAGATCCTCACTCAGTTGGTATTACTGGAATGACTGAATACGCAAAGATACTCTCAGGCAATTTAAGCATAGAAGGTGAACAAGGAAAAGGGACGCACGTTATTGTAGAGATCCCTTTGGTCTACAAATAG
- a CDS encoding response regulator transcription factor: protein MIKVIIADDHRIVREGLKRILDETHDIKVIGEASTGIEAIQKIEANPPDVLILDISMPDMDGLDATKQIHETFPKLPILILTVHLPKQYALRLFRAGAKGYLVKDVASEELVKALRKLNAGKLYLSPEVSEELALQKIKSDADFSPVECLSDRELQILCFIASGKTTREIAASLNLSSKTIDTYRTRLFEKLNLRNNSELIKFALHHKLVDY from the coding sequence ATGATTAAGGTAATTATCGCTGATGATCATCGAATTGTCCGTGAAGGACTGAAGCGCATTCTCGATGAAACCCATGACATAAAGGTTATAGGTGAAGCTTCTACAGGAATAGAAGCTATTCAGAAGATTGAAGCTAATCCCCCAGATGTATTAATTCTTGATATCTCAATGCCTGATATGGATGGTTTGGATGCTACTAAACAGATTCATGAGACTTTCCCAAAACTGCCAATTCTTATTCTGACTGTTCATCTCCCTAAGCAGTATGCCCTTCGCCTTTTTCGCGCTGGTGCCAAGGGATATCTTGTTAAAGATGTTGCATCCGAAGAACTCGTAAAGGCTCTGCGTAAGCTGAATGCTGGTAAGCTATATTTGAGTCCTGAAGTCTCAGAAGAGTTGGCTCTTCAAAAGATCAAAAGCGATGCCGATTTTTCACCGGTAGAGTGCCTTTCGGATCGTGAGCTTCAGATCCTTTGTTTTATAGCATCTGGAAAAACTACCAGGGAAATAGCTGCATCTTTAAATCTCAGTTCAAAAACAATCGATACCTACAGAACCAGACTTTTTGAGAAACTAAACCTGCGAAATAACTCTGAATTGATAAAGTTTGCCCTTCACCACAAACTTGTAGATTATTAA
- a CDS encoding response regulator: MAKCIDVLIADQSEEMRKKLREILESTGKIKVIGMAKDGKEAISLFEKLKPHAVILDIKIPVQGGVETAVELYFRAPEIPIIILRDYPELRFRETFLKTKHIVFLDKSKEFEMIPKVLEKLCQGSLKKKKK, encoded by the coding sequence ATGGCTAAATGCATAGATGTGCTGATTGCCGATCAATCTGAGGAAATGAGAAAGAAACTACGAGAAATCCTCGAAAGCACCGGCAAAATAAAGGTAATAGGTATGGCTAAAGATGGGAAGGAAGCTATTAGCCTGTTTGAAAAGTTAAAACCCCATGCAGTGATATTAGACATAAAAATCCCTGTACAAGGTGGGGTTGAAACCGCCGTAGAGCTCTATTTCAGGGCCCCTGAAATTCCCATCATTATTCTAAGGGATTACCCAGAGCTAAGATTTCGAGAAACATTTCTAAAGACAAAGCATATAGTTTTCCTGGATAAGTCAAAGGAATTTGAGATGATTCCAAAAGTTCTTGAGAAGCTTTGTCAAGGTTCTTTGAAAAAGAAGAAGAAATAA
- a CDS encoding tripartite tricarboxylate transporter substrate-binding protein has product MKFFLDKSKPLIWGLILALCLVPLLLGSADAWKPEKPITVVIPYARGGADIIGRFIQSVVGKYKFCEQPLVVINKEGGSGTVGLKYLIDRKGDPHYFMVSLSSIVTTPLHTDIGFSWRDATPFCRLALDRHALCISTKKYPNMYTLAQFVEEAKAAEKRGKLLQCGGTGVKQEDQIVMIMLEKATGIDLKYIPFKSGGVVAKNLIGGHIDCTVNNPSEFLGYTLAGEERQLVAFDKKRVIGYINVPTMPELGHPEATYAMLRGLFMPPGVKPEHIEYMSGLIKKVIATTEWHGFCSRIMLDCSEPIFGEEFKKWMEEYDALHVKYMKAEGLIK; this is encoded by the coding sequence ATGAAGTTCTTCTTAGATAAGAGCAAACCACTAATATGGGGGCTTATTTTAGCATTGTGTTTGGTTCCTCTGCTATTAGGAAGTGCTGATGCCTGGAAACCAGAAAAGCCTATAACAGTAGTTATCCCTTATGCCCGTGGTGGGGCTGATATTATAGGCAGGTTTATTCAGAGCGTAGTAGGAAAGTACAAGTTCTGTGAGCAACCTCTTGTGGTCATCAACAAAGAAGGTGGTTCAGGAACGGTAGGACTGAAGTATTTAATTGACAGAAAGGGGGACCCCCACTATTTTATGGTCAGCCTATCCAGCATAGTCACCACACCACTTCATACTGATATCGGTTTTTCCTGGAGAGATGCAACTCCGTTTTGCCGGCTCGCTCTGGACAGGCATGCCCTCTGTATATCTACCAAGAAATATCCTAACATGTATACACTGGCTCAGTTTGTCGAAGAAGCAAAAGCAGCTGAAAAGAGGGGAAAACTCCTTCAGTGCGGTGGAACTGGTGTCAAACAGGAAGATCAGATAGTCATGATCATGCTGGAGAAGGCTACCGGGATTGATCTAAAATACATACCCTTTAAGAGCGGAGGGGTAGTAGCTAAAAACTTGATAGGGGGACATATAGACTGCACCGTGAATAATCCCTCCGAATTTCTCGGTTATACCCTGGCAGGAGAAGAAAGACAACTCGTAGCCTTTGATAAAAAGAGGGTCATAGGTTATATCAATGTTCCTACCATGCCTGAGCTGGGACATCCTGAGGCTACCTATGCAATGCTGAGAGGCCTCTTTATGCCTCCTGGGGTCAAGCCAGAGCATATAGAATACATGAGTGGTTTAATTAAAAAGGTGATAGCAACTACTGAATGGCATGGCTTCTGTTCCAGAATTATGCTTGACTGTTCGGAGCCTATATTTGGAGAGGAGTTTAAAAAGTGGATGGAAGAGTATGATGCTTTACATGTGAAATATATGAAAGCAGAAGGGCTCATTAAGTAA
- a CDS encoding tripartite tricarboxylate transporter TctB family protein yields the protein MKKGEIYMAVFWAVLSIAIMLESGVIPATRQSIAWEKGVGPASGWFPFYLAGLMLICSLIVLIPKVIDAVKEGLADKPFVTLEALKEVLWGFWPMFAFVFTIPWLGFYLGATIYIIYYMRAVGRHSWKLSLPTGILFNVAVFYIFEKSLKLTLEKGITESLLFKLL from the coding sequence ATGAAAAAAGGTGAAATCTATATGGCTGTTTTCTGGGCAGTGCTTTCTATCGCTATTATGTTAGAGAGTGGTGTCATTCCTGCTACGAGGCAATCGATTGCCTGGGAAAAGGGTGTTGGTCCTGCTTCTGGTTGGTTTCCCTTTTATCTGGCGGGCTTGATGTTGATATGCAGTCTGATCGTGCTGATACCAAAGGTAATTGATGCAGTAAAAGAAGGTCTAGCTGATAAGCCCTTTGTTACCTTAGAGGCTTTAAAAGAAGTGCTCTGGGGTTTTTGGCCTATGTTTGCCTTTGTCTTTACTATTCCCTGGCTTGGATTTTACCTCGGCGCTACGATATATATTATTTACTATATGAGAGCTGTTGGAAGGCATTCCTGGAAACTGTCATTGCCAACAGGGATCCTTTTTAATGTTGCTGTCTTTTATATTTTTGAAAAGAGCCTTAAATTAACCTTGGAAAAAGGTATTACCGAGTCATTATTATTTAAATTATTATAA